Proteins encoded in a region of the Planococcus shixiaomingii genome:
- a CDS encoding MFS transporter yields MHSKKLVIVGLPMIAVTYGLSRFSYGLMLPYINEEMNMDPSTSGLISSLSYLAYCLAIVLAMVFSNKVTSKSLLMAAGLTSVIGLGVIAISSSPIILGLGIFLAGLSTGLSSPPYANIVDTNIETRLQNQTNSWINSGTSIGTAFTGAIVILMTDNWRETYMIFLVIAILVLIANYKGLPKNQNLKKESKASFSKKEGKQSIQLILASLLLGVSCSAYWTFSRDFILNLESAPSYLGEWLWVIIGVAGLLGGTAGVFIDKFGLMTAYRISVLALSTSSLLLGIFPGNNLMGFFSPALFGSSYIFMTGVLIVWGITVFKSSPSFGLGVPFLILALGQAAGSIFSGLIADIAGYHALFIGASILGYINLVFKHDSN; encoded by the coding sequence ATGCATTCAAAAAAATTAGTGATAGTAGGTTTACCGATGATTGCGGTGACATATGGTTTATCCCGGTTCAGTTATGGATTAATGCTTCCTTATATCAATGAAGAGATGAACATGGACCCTTCCACGAGTGGTCTGATCTCTTCTTTGTCCTATCTTGCTTATTGCTTGGCAATCGTATTGGCGATGGTATTTTCGAATAAAGTGACTTCAAAATCGCTACTCATGGCAGCAGGATTGACATCAGTCATTGGTTTGGGTGTTATCGCCATTTCGTCCAGCCCTATAATACTCGGTTTAGGTATATTTTTGGCAGGGTTGAGTACAGGGTTGTCATCTCCTCCTTATGCAAATATTGTGGATACAAATATAGAAACAAGGTTACAGAACCAGACGAATTCATGGATTAATTCGGGCACGAGCATCGGGACGGCCTTTACGGGAGCGATTGTTATCCTTATGACCGACAACTGGAGAGAAACGTACATGATCTTTCTGGTCATTGCTATTCTTGTATTAATCGCGAATTATAAAGGACTTCCCAAAAATCAAAATTTAAAAAAGGAAAGCAAGGCCAGTTTTTCTAAAAAAGAAGGGAAGCAGTCTATTCAATTGATTTTGGCGTCCTTACTTTTAGGAGTATCCTGTTCGGCCTATTGGACATTCTCAAGAGATTTCATATTGAATCTGGAGAGCGCACCTTCCTACCTCGGTGAGTGGTTATGGGTAATTATTGGCGTTGCGGGGTTGTTGGGTGGAACTGCTGGAGTCTTTATCGATAAATTCGGTTTGATGACCGCTTATCGAATATCGGTTCTAGCCCTTTCAACTTCGTCTCTTTTACTCGGAATATTTCCTGGAAACAATCTGATGGGGTTTTTCTCACCAGCTCTTTTTGGCAGCTCCTATATTTTTATGACAGGAGTATTGATTGTGTGGGGGATTACTGTATTCAAGAGCAGTCCATCATTCGGACTTGGAGTGCCTTTCTTGATATTGGCGCTTGGTCAAGCAGCAGGATCTATTTTCTCTGGATTGATAGCTGATATTGCAGGATATCACGCTCTTTTTATCGGAGCTTCTATACTTGGCTATATAAACTTAGTATTTAAACATGATTCCAATTAA
- a CDS encoding TetR/AcrR family transcriptional regulator, which translates to MKQSLKKEAILNSAETLFYQHGFHAVGVKSILDHAGVAPMTMYYHFKSKEEVIKEILMQRDERYLQVIEDTINKEEGINLYIESLFKAHMNWIETKGSNGCLFLRAKQEYEGVNDEITALSKAHKQSFLNKIENDLELFHAPKSLGMQITITLEGLTAMIQITELNKVKEAAAELMKNLHVSNDETK; encoded by the coding sequence ATGAAACAGTCATTAAAAAAAGAAGCTATATTAAACTCAGCTGAGACATTATTTTATCAGCATGGTTTTCATGCAGTCGGTGTAAAAAGCATACTGGATCATGCTGGCGTCGCGCCCATGACGATGTATTATCACTTCAAATCAAAGGAAGAGGTAATCAAAGAAATATTAATGCAAAGAGATGAGCGATATCTTCAAGTTATTGAAGACACCATCAACAAAGAAGAGGGCATTAATTTATATATAGAATCTCTGTTTAAAGCCCATATGAATTGGATCGAAACAAAAGGTTCAAATGGGTGCTTATTTTTAAGAGCAAAGCAAGAGTACGAAGGCGTTAACGATGAAATTACAGCATTGAGCAAAGCACATAAACAGTCATTCCTGAATAAGATTGAAAATGATTTGGAACTTTTCCATGCTCCTAAATCTCTTGGCATGCAAATCACGATTACTTTGGAAGGCTTGACAGCTATGATACAAATCACTGAGCTAAACAAGGTAAAAGAAGCAGCAGCAGAACTAATGAAGAATCTTCATGTTTCCAATGATGAAACTAAGTAA